The window TTTGGAATTTGATTATAAATTATTATCTGATGATAACCTTCTATAATATTTAAAAGAGGATTTAGTTTTAAAAAAAAACTAAATTTTTCAGGAACTATATTTATCATATAAACTATTGGGGTAAGCCAAAATATAAATTGAAGCGCTATATTTATAAGTTGAGAAATATCCCTAATAAAGACATTTAAAATACCAAAAATAAGTCCAAAGCTTGCGGACATAATTATTGTTAAAATAAAAAATATAGGTAAAATAAATAAAGATATTCCAAGTGAATGGCCTAAAAATATAAAAATTAAAACTGACACAGAAAAGAAAAAAATATTATTTATAATAGCCGAAAAAATAATATTAAAAAGCAGAACTATCTTGGGAAAATTCATTTTTTTTATTAAATTTGCATTGTCAGTAAAAACTCCAACAGATCTTAATAAAATTTCGGAGAATAGACTCCAACACAGCATTCCACTAATCAAGTAGATAGAGTATGCATATTTATTATTTATGCCTGGTAGTTTTGCAGATAAAACTGAAGAGAGTACTATAGCATAAATTAAAACTTGTGCTAGTGGGTGTAAGATTGCCCAAAATATGCCTAACTTACTTCTAGCAAATTTTATTTTTAGTTCTGTCAACACAGAATTTAGTATGAAAAATCTATATGAGTATATAATCTTAAACATTATCAAATAGGCTTTTTTCTTCATTTTTATAAAATTGGATATTTTTAATTTTTATTTCATACATTATTCTTTCGTAATGGTTTTTGTATAAATATATTAAAAAACCTTTTGTTTTTGCATATGATAATACTTGAAAATTGTGTAAAAAATATAAATTTCCATTTAAGCTCATCGCTATATTTCCAAATTTTTCTTTTTCTTCTTTTGTCTGCAAGAGAGGAGTGTCGTTATAATTTTTTCTAATATCATTCAAAAAAATACTCATAGCATTTTCTGGTTTATTTTTGTCTAGTTTATAAGTTCTTTGATTTGGCTCTTCATTAACAAGTTCACTTTCTAACATATTTCTAAATTTTATTATAGATAAATCTACAATATCATTTTTTTTTGTTCTAAATTGTTCTAATTCATTAGGCTCTATTTTAAAAGTTATTATTCTATCTTTTGAATAAATTTCATAAGTAAAATTAATTTTAGTTTTAAGATCATTGACTATTGTATTAAAAAAATCGACCCTATTTTCTAAGAAAAATTTAAATCCATTTGGTAAAACCGATAGGTCTAATTCAAATATATTTTCGAGTTCTTTTTGCCTAAAATCATATTCTGTTTTATAGTTATTATAATTTGTAAAATATTGTATTTTTGCTATTAAACTTTCATAAAATCTAAGCGCATATTTACTCTTAAAAGTATTTATAGTTTTAAAATCAAGATGTGTGTAATCGGTTTTTTGCCAACAAGCTATAGTTAATTCTTGCGGAAAACTAATTTTACAATAAGCATTTATTCTTTCTTTGTTTTTTGTGTAAAATTTGGGATTTATTACTAGTCTTGTCTTTTGCCAATATACAAATTCGTCTTTGTCCCAATTTTTATAGTTGTTTAGTTCAAATGCTATTTTTTCTAATTTTTCTGTTGCTTTTATAAAATTTGTTCTCCAATTTTTTGAGTCATCTACTACTCTTTTAAAAATTTCCATAGGTATAATTAGAGTAGTAAAATCTTTTGGTTTTCCTTCATTTTTTATACATTCTTGTAGAGTTTTCAATAAAAAATTTAATACTTTAAGATCATAAACATTCAATTTCATTTTATTATTATCACTAACCACTCTACCTCTAATAATCGAGTTAGCTTTTAGAAGTTTTACATATTCCTTGTTATTTAGAAATTCAGTATCATATACAAGTTCGTTTTTTTGTTCTTTGTCTATAGGTTGTACTTCATTCATTTAAAAGCTTTCATACTTATGTTTAAAAAACTCCTTATTTTTCTAAGAAGTATACCTAAATTCTTTTTTTAAAGTCAATGATATAAAAAATTTGTACTTTGTATATTTATTAATTTTAAAAGAAAATTTTGATAAAAATTATCATAAATTGGATTCTAAATTTATTAAATTTATATTATATAGATTAGTGGATGTGATTAAGTTAGGTTTTTCACATATAATAAGATCGATAAAATAATATTTTTATTAGCTTATTCACATGTATAATTTTCTTAGAATTTTAGGGAGTAGAATATCAGTTTTCTTAGAATTTTAGGGAGTAGAATATCAGTTTTCTTAGAATTTTAGGGAGTAGAATATCAGTTTTCTTAGAATTTTAGGGAGTAGAATATCAGTTTTCTTAGAATTTTAGGGAGTAGAATATTTAAAAAAATATTTTTATAAAATTTTGACAATGGTCTTAG of the Campylobacter sp. RM16187 genome contains:
- a CDS encoding replication initiation protein; protein product: MNEVQPIDKEQKNELVYDTEFLNNKEYVKLLKANSIIRGRVVSDNNKMKLNVYDLKVLNFLLKTLQECIKNEGKPKDFTTLIIPMEIFKRVVDDSKNWRTNFIKATEKLEKIAFELNNYKNWDKDEFVYWQKTRLVINPKFYTKNKERINAYCKISFPQELTIACWQKTDYTHLDFKTINTFKSKYALRFYESLIAKIQYFTNYNNYKTEYDFRQKELENIFELDLSVLPNGFKFFLENRVDFFNTIVNDLKTKINFTYEIYSKDRIITFKIEPNELEQFRTKKNDIVDLSIIKFRNMLESELVNEEPNQRTYKLDKNKPENAMSIFLNDIRKNYNDTPLLQTKEEKEKFGNIAMSLNGNLYFLHNFQVLSYAKTKGFLIYLYKNHYERIMYEIKIKNIQFYKNEEKSLFDNV
- a CDS encoding ABC transporter permease, whose product is MFKIIYSYRFFILNSVLTELKIKFARSKLGIFWAILHPLAQVLIYAIVLSSVLSAKLPGINNKYAYSIYLISGMLCWSLFSEILLRSVGVFTDNANLIKKMNFPKIVLLFNIIFSAIINNIFFFSVSVLIFIFLGHSLGISLFILPIFFILTIIMSASFGLIFGILNVFIRDISQLINIALQFIFWLTPIVYMINIVPEKFSFFLKLNPLLNIIEGYHQIIIYNQIPNFLSFIYPIIISIISITICFLCTKEPMKKWRTFYDRNTEIKKCFQILL